The sequence ctccgtgaacaaatatactgttcttggccgtatttcagtaaaatacaggcgaccgtaatttgaccatactttgttattatcttttacgggttggtgaccgtaatatcactccattacaatatatccgtttttaaaacagtaaaaatcctggaattttccgattttttaatgcaaatttttaacagtgtaagaacgTAAAAGAGACGAGGATAAGTATAAACAACAGATGACTTACTTATCATAATTAATCATGCGATCTCCTCTGTACCAGAACACGAAAGTCGGTGGCTCAGTGGCTCCTTTGAGAAGACAAACTAGCATGAGAGATGAACCACTGTGGATGAAGCGCTCAGTACCTCCTATGATCTCAGCGTGCGCCTCTGGAAAGGAaggagacgttccgttttctttaaagcgtgaatttgtaagagtataccatgaaattatttccgttttctttaaagcatgaatttgtaagagtataccatgaaattatttccattttctttaaagcggGACACatgaaataaataacacacacaccattgtattaatatatagataataataatcatgaatactCTCGCCTTAAGTAAGCAAACAATTACACAAATCAGACGAAGAGCCAAACAAAGTGTGTGCATTTCGAAGACCAAGTTTCTTAACAAACTTGGAAAAAACCTCATTAACTTCATAATGAGCCTCATCCCGGAGAAATTGAGATGGAAGATGATTACCCTCCTTATCCGGGCACTCAGAGGAGCAACAATGTGTAACCCTCTCTGTTTCTTATTGAAGTAATTTGATATCTTAAATTGGAAGCTTACTGGTTAGGTGAAATTGTTATTATCCGTTTCTGTTTCTTACCAAATTAATTTTATATCCTAAATTTAAAGATTATTGTTTatgtggagttattattattattattattattattattattattgttattattattatcattatttctcgctaagctacaactttactaggaaaaggaggatgctacaagccccagggctccaacagggaaaattagccctgtgaggaaaggaaataaggaaatgaatagatgatatgaaaaatattgaacaattgaaattaaatatataaaaaaacagtaacaacattaaaacagacatttcatatataaactataaaaagacttatatgtcCGCCTACTTGCTTCAagttgcaagtctgaacttttcaaGTTACCAATTGAAAACAATATAGCTATATATGATATGATTAGCTATAAAAGTGTACATAAAATAAGATGAACATTAGAAATAAGCATAGTATGTAAACAACCAGAAGGTGATTGTAGTGACATACACTaagaacatatatacagtatatacaagtgtACCCAAGCCATTAAAATGACATCTAaaatcggcaatttgtgggaaaatgtagtttccgagtgtaactctcactaaggtatgactgctccctctccccctacctgaggggcGGGGAGAGACTGAATCaaatgagcgtgacaggaaagaaaagtatctatttatttatgtccactttatatatatacagtatatatatatatatatatatatatatatatatatatatatatatatatatatatgtttatatagatatatatatatatatatatatatatatatatatatatatatatataaatatatatacagtatatatatatatatatatatatatatatatatatatatatatatatatatatatatatatatatatatatatatatatatacacacacacatatatatatatatatatatatatatatatatatatatatatatatatatatatatactgtatatagatatatattctgaAACACACTGCTCTTAATTACACAAGAGATATGTGTATTTTGTTCTAAAACGGAGCAACCAATCACAACTGTGGTGACTACTCTATCCGAATAATCAACTATCGGATCAAAAGAAAAACTTGCAGCACAGTCTGTCAGCACTCATGATTCGTTTGCATCAGTTTTgcattatatgaatacatattaacGCCCAGTCGTATCTGGAATTTTCGTAACATCGGAGTTCAGAGGATATTTTCTGGATGGTGGAAAGGCGAAGATACGGGAAAGCTAAGTATGACTCAAAACTTAATATTTCTCTTTTAGTTGGTATTAATCAACGAATTATAtcttgacgatgatgatgatgatgatgattattattattattattattattattattattattattatcattaaaagctaggctataaaccccagttggaaaagcaagatgccataagcctaagggctccaacagagaaaaattgcacagtgaggaaaggaaaagaggagacaaataaactacaagtaataaacaatcaaaataacatatacaaagaacagtaacaaaattaaattagatctttcatatatatatatatatatatatatatatatatatatatatatatatatatatatatatatatgtatatatatatataataaaacaaaaaaattacacgATGAGcttatgaatggcacaggcaagggacagtgacactgccctatcaagtaaggacaatgtcttagagactggctatatatacacataatcagcacccgaccccctctccacccacgctagcaCCAaataaggccaggcaatggctgctgataactcagcagatagagtaagaatattctaacaacatagaagaaaaggaaatgcacaggacatatattgagaatgtcagataatagatggacattaagaataagaaaataggGCCCTAGGGATCATATTTCATGCTTGtctgaaaaatatatagaattttgtCTTGTGTACAGTGTAaatatctgtacatatacatgaatagaaaaaaaagtcatGTATGATCAAATCCTTATCAAGAACAGCAGAAAGGAAATACAAATGAGTAATTGAAGGAttcaaaggtgtatatatatataaatatatatatatatatatatatatatatatatatatatatatatatatatttatatatatatatatatatatatatatatatatatatatatatatatatatatatatatatatatatgcgtgtgtgtttgtatgaaaaaACGCATAATTTGGGTATGTGAATATCTATAAACAGTATGTGGTTCTTCTAGAAACATTCctggaaaaataaaatcataaataaatgcCGATATTTGTAAAAATTGTACTTTCTCAATACTTGCTTGTCTCAGAAAGATAGACATACCTCATTCTTCTGAGGTTGCTTATCAAGAGAACGAATAagtgaaaaatgagagagagagagagagagagagagagagagagagagagagagagagagagagagagagagagagagagagagagagatgggggggagtAAACAATGTGATAAGaacacaaaacaaaaggaaaaaacaatacaaaaaaaaaatacttggaagcAGTAAACCCGGACACATGAGACGAAACAAGCTAAGCAGAGTAAAACCGAGAGGAAAGGGAAGTTTTGACACCAACATCCCCAGAACCACTTCAAGGAACGAAGAACACCTCAAGGTGCTGGTAAAGGGAagagggacgagaaaggagaaaaggaagagggcCGAGAAAAAGGAGATAAGGAAGGGAGACGAGAAAGGGAAAATGGAAGAGGGCCGAGAAAGGGGCAAATGACGAGAGAGGAAAAAGGAGAAAGTAAAGAGGGACGAGAAAGGAGATAAGGAAGAGGGACAGAAAGGAGAAAAGGAACAGGGACGAGAAAGGCAAAACGAAAGAGGGACGAGAAAGGCAGAACGAAagagggacgagaaaggagaaaaggaagagaaaggagAAAACGAAGAGAGATGAGAACGGAGAAAACGAAGAGGGACGAGGAAAAGAGAAATAAAGTGGGACGAGAAAGGAGAGAAGAAAGAGGGACGAGAAAAAGGAGAAATGGAAGAGGGACTAGAAAGAGAAAATGAagagggacgagaaaggagaaAACGAAGAGGGATgaaaaaggagaaaaggaagaaggacgagaaaggaaaaaaggaagagggatgagaaaaaggagaaaaggaagagggatgatagagaagaaaaggaagagggacaagaaaggagagaagaaagagagacaagaaaggaaaaaaaggaagagggacgagaaaggagaaAGGTAGAGGGACGAGAAAAGATAAAAGGTAGAGGGacgagaaaggaaaaaaggaagatgGACTAGAAAGGAGGAAAACGAAGAGGGactagaaaggagaaaaggaagaaggacgagaaaggagaaaaggaagaggaacGAGAAAGGAGAAAACGAAGAGGGactagaaaggagaaaaggaagaaggacgagaaaggagaacaggaagagggacgagaaaggagaaaaggaaatggGACGAGAAAGGAGAAAACGAAGAGGAACGAGAAAGgacaaaaggaagagggacgagaaacaagaaaaagaagagggacgataaagaagaaaaggaagtGGGAAGTGAAAGGAGAATAAGATGAGGGACAAGAGAGGAGAAAGGGAAGAGAGgtgagaaaggagaaaaggaagtgggactagaaaggagaaaaggaagtacgagaaaggagaaaaggaagagggacgagaaaggagaaAAGGTAGAGGGACGAGAAAGGATAAAAGGGTagagggacgagaaaggagaaaaggaagagggactagaaaggagaaaaggaagagggacgagaaaggagaaaaggaagagggacgAGAAAGGATAAAAGAAAGAGGGACgaaaaaggagaaaaggaagagggacgagaaaggagaaAACGAATAAGCCCCAAGAACAACCTTAGGAGATAAGAGAATTCCCAAGATCCTTTTCTTTGCAATttagttctcccccccccccaagacctcCATTATGCTAAAACTTTTTTGCAGAGATAAAAGAGTAATTTAAGTCTTCTGGGAGCTTCTTGGGCAAAATAAAAATTAGATTAGCTACTTGCTTTGGAATACAGATAAAGTTTACAGTTGTTTCGATGAATGAGTTTTCTTtggatatatgaatattttacaaaGCTTACTGTAGCATCCATAAATGAgccttttttttgcatataaacATTCTACCGAAAcaatgatcagcaaaattgtatttgtcagggccactcatactagttggtttgctctgagcaatcagacgaaaatcttccaccatcaccacacatgaattgacatgcttaaaggtttaaaggccgctcataaatggcatacacacgtacatatatagatatacatatatatatatatatatatatatatatatatatatatatatatatatatatatatatatataaatgtatgtatatatatgtatatatgtatatatatatatgtgtgtgtgtgtgtgtgtgtatatgtatatatatacatatctatctatctatctatctatatatatatatatatatatatatatatatatatatatatatatatatatatatatatgtatatatatatatatatatatatatatatatatacatatatatatatatatatatatatatatatatatatatatatatatatgtgtgtgtgtgtgtgtgtgtatgtatataaatacttatctatatatatatatatatatatatatatatatatatatatatatatatatatatatatatatatatatatatatatatgtgtgtgtgtgtgtgtgtatatgtatatatatacatatctatatatatatatatatatatatatatatatatatatatatatatatatatatatatatatatatgtatacatacatatatatgcatatatatatatatatatatatatatatatatatatatatatatatatatatatgtgtgtgcgtgtgtgtgtgtatgtatataaatacatatctatatatatatatatatatatatatatatatatatatatatatatatgtatacatacatatatatacatataaataaataaataaatatatatatatataaatatatatatatatatatatatatatatatatatatatatatatatatatatatatatatataaatgtacaaaaactaaaacaacaacaacaacaacaacaacaaatgcaacctgaGGACGAGCCCTTGATTGCCTGTAACTCGTACCTGTGTGCGTGATTCAACTTTTAGAAACTTCGACCTTCATTTGTTGCACGATTGTTGCATGAAATCTCACCAGAACTCAACGAGTGAATCCAACAGCTCAACTCTGAACAAATTTGAATCATGAGAAATATGTCTAGACAATCAGAGTAGagacttattttattttcacattcacaATAAAATGGAATCTAGAATTACATTATTCTCCTTATCATCATCAATCCGAGCATATGAGATTACTTTATCCTCACCTCCACAATAAAATGCTTGAATTACATCGTTCTCATTACCACCATCAATCTGAGTAAATAAGGTAAAAATATTTTTAAGTCAACAATAAAATGGAATCTAGAATTACATTATCCTCAATATCATCGCCAATCCAAGCATAGATGGTGACATTATTTTCATCTCCACAATAAAATGGAATCTAGAATTACATCGTTCTTATTATTACCACCAGTCCGAGCATAGAAGGTAGCATTATTTTCATATCCACAATAAAATGGAATCTAAAATAACATTATCCTCATTATCACCATCAATCCGAGCATAGATGGTGACATTTTCACCTCCACAATAAAATTGAATCTACAATCTAGAATTACATCATCCTCATTGCCACGTACATTTcgagaaaaaaaaggtaacattATATTCACATCCGCAATAAAATGGAATCGAGAATTACATCATATTTATTACCACCACATGTACCGGCATTGATGGTAGAACTATCTTCAAAACCACAATAAAAGAAATCTAGAATTACATCCTAAtcacttctaggagaaagacaccatGATCAAACCAtaattctctggtcttgggtagtgccatagcctctgaactatggtcttccattgtcttgggttagggttttcttgcttgagggtacactcgggcacactattctatctaattcctcctcctcttgttatgttaaagtttttatagtttatataggtaatatttatcttaatgttattactgttaaaatataaatttttccctgtttcctttcctcactgggctattttccctgtgggggctccagggttatagcatcctgctttcccaactagggttgtagcttagcaagtaataataataataataataataataataataataataataataataataataataatttccaactcACCTACAACGCTGAGATTAATCATGAGTGCCTGGGGCGGGTGAGACGACACTTGGCACTCATAGAGTCCGGCGTCATGGGTGGCCACCCATCGCACCGTCAATGTCCAGTCACACCCGTCGGGGGAGACTTTCACGCCCACGCGGGCGTCCGAGGAATAGACCTGTCTCCCGACCGTCAGGAGGTGGTAATCCCGACGTCTGACCCAAGATACCTGGAGAAAGGGAGTTAGGaattaaattgatattaataataataatgatgataaaaataataacgataataatattaataccaatagtactaataataataataataataataataataataataaataataatgataataataatagtaatgataataattaataataataataataattaacaataataataatactactaataacaataataatgataataataatcataatgataataataataatatttataccaataatgataataacaataataacaataataataataaaaataataaataataataataataataatagtactaataataattattgatgataataataataattaacaaaaataataatacttctaataacaataataatggtaataataatcatattgatgataataataatatttataccaataataataataataataataataataataataataaataataataataataatattaataataataattattaatgataataataataattaacaataataataatacttctaataacaataataatgataataataatcataatgataataataatatttataccaataataataataataataataataataataataatactaataataataataataatattaacaataataataacaataataataacggggTATATAATTTAACTCATTGACTGACAGATTTATAAATGAACTCTTTTCAtagcataatttaaaaaaaaaaaaaacgaaatattggACCAATGATCAGTGACGTCACTGCCAGACTAAAGGTTAATTAGGGTAGGTGACGTCACACGTTCGATTATCCTTACAGGTAAATCTATAATGGGGCTCTCGTAGAGTACATTCGTTGACTCCTGCAGTGTATTTATAAATACTTCCTCACCCACACTTATGTTGTAAAAAACGAGAGAAGAGTCACAGTAAGTGGAAAAGCTATTTGATTGGTGTCTAGGTGAGATGAGAAGGCCCTGGGTACAtatctaatcataatcatcattaatGCTAAAATGAAATAGGCTAATTTAGGTCAATACAAGTCCATTTATCTacagctccatatatatatatatatatatatatatatatatatatatatatatatatatatatatatatatatatatatatatatatatatatacatatatatatatatatataaatatatatatatatatatacatatatatatatatatataaatatatatatatatatatatatatatatatatatatatatatatatatatatatgtatatatatatatatatatatatatatatatatatatatatatatatatatatatatatatatatatatatatatatatgtatacatacagccatatataaacacatacacacacatatatataatttatatatatatatatatatatatatatatatatatatatatatatatatatatatactatatacttctATATGTGTGTGTCAGTATCAGGTTGAGAAGGATTTGGGTGCATTTCTAATCTGAATTTTGATTGATAAACTCAAAAAGCCAGACTTAGATTAACGCACGTCCATTTATCTATACTcacatattctaacatgtaagaaaaaagcaATGGATATGatcacgacatataatgagaatgtcagataatatatggactttaagaataacagaatgggtcccttgaggtTGCAAAAGCAGGGgatgggagagaagacgatggattgacgaaataaatttacgggtatagaggcatagaaagaccataaaaagacgcgagtggaaggacatgtctgaggcccttgtcctgcagtggacaagtaacggctgatgatgatgacatacaaatacatatgcatGCAAAAGACACGCGATAAAGCACGTGCACAAAACAGGTTTGGTGTACTCGatttatattttcaagaaaaaaaaaaaaaaacgtttctccTGAATACGTGACTTACAGAGACTTTTCATTTctaaatataactgaaaaaaatatgaaattcctAAAGGATTGATGGCGGTTTGGACTCTAAGAACACtgacttttgtttttatatttgaccCAATTCTGAGTAGAAAAAAAGATTCTTCGTATATTTCTATCTAATATATGAttatttagaaaaaggaaaaaaaagaaagaaaaaaaagaggtaaatgCATTGCACCATTTATACcacgatttttactgttttaaaaacggatatattgacgtaaaggagtgacattacggtcaccatcccataaaagaaaacaaagcaagttaaaattacggtcgcctgtattttgctgaattacgactaagaacagtatattttttaaggagaatttcctattagaattacTGGGTTTTTAACAATGTAGTTAATTTCATACacctttagggttgttgtggcctgattggtaacgt comes from Palaemon carinicauda isolate YSFRI2023 chromosome 3, ASM3689809v2, whole genome shotgun sequence and encodes:
- the LOC137632407 gene encoding opioid-binding protein/cell adhesion molecule homolog, producing MNWNSSAIRSLLLGGPYNQSLNKVDLAYNELRGGTSDNVNQIKEGFERYLGRLREVSWVRRRDYHLLTVGRQVYSSDARVGVKVSPDGCDWTLTVRWVATHDAGLYECQVSSHPPQALMINLSVVEAHAEIIGGTERFIHSGSSLMLVCLLKGATEPPTFVFWYRGDRMINYDKERGVTVDNTKKLSKLYVTSVSREDEGNYTCLPSNASPASVSVTVVQREHIERRRRRRH